One genomic window of Candidatus Hydrogenedentota bacterium includes the following:
- a CDS encoding DUF202 domain-containing protein gives MDTKNGDGVAAANLANLLAVERTKLALERTLLAYVRTALAGAAVGGSSITFLSGRAAFWGGVAFITLSSAVLFYGVWRAVSVTRKLRREAGTLSDDSAG, from the coding sequence ATGGACACGAAAAACGGCGACGGCGTGGCGGCCGCCAATCTGGCCAACCTCCTGGCGGTGGAACGGACGAAGCTCGCGCTGGAGCGCACCCTGCTGGCCTATGTGCGCACGGCGCTGGCGGGCGCGGCGGTCGGCGGCTCCAGCATCACCTTTCTTTCCGGGCGCGCGGCGTTCTGGGGCGGTGTCGCGTTTATCACGCTCTCCTCGGCGGTGCTGTTTTACGGGGTGTGGCGGGCCGTGTCGGTGACGCGGAAACTGCGCCGCGAGGCGGGGACGCTTTCGGATGATTCCGCAGGCTGA